A region of the Leopardus geoffroyi isolate Oge1 chromosome C2, O.geoffroyi_Oge1_pat1.0, whole genome shotgun sequence genome:
aataaaattgagttgcTGCCAGTTGGTTACCTAATTAATGGTAGTTTTCCCAACTTCCCCGTTCATGCTACCTTTTCTACAGCAGTGTCTATAGAAATCTTCCCTATAGCATCATGGGATTGGACAGATAGTATTGTTTCATATATTATCACATACGAGTTCAGCCAGTTATCACACTTAATTGTACTAATATTATAGTaagatttatgtttttcattttgtttcatatttatgCTATCGTTTTTCTAGATTCTTTGTTCCGGAATTTTGTGGGTAAAAGGAGACCTAGAATTAAGAAAAGATAGGTTTCTTTAAAGAACTGGAGATCTTGAGTAATTATGTATAGTTCTTGGGTCACAGTTCAAAAGCAGAGTTGTATATACCACAGTCAAGACTAAATGTTCTTTATGCTATTTGATGTTTTCTAGAGTTTGTGTTTGCACAAAATTTGTGCCTTAATATATATAGTTTCTTTTTGTAAACCCAGTGcattttctatatgtttatatgtgttcCCATACGTAGAGACTGAGTTTTCAATTTTAGCTGTCAGTCACAAAGAAATAGTTATTGTTTAGGTTCTACAGTATAATTCATAATTGATCAAAACTATAAACAATGCAGAATGAAATTTAGAACACTGCTTTTAGTTATAAACTAATGTTGGCATAATactgtcttatttttaagaaattctacatttatttctgtatttcaacTATTGAATATTAATCTTACATTCTTCAGGTGCTATTGTAATTTCATATCTAAGTAAGTGACTGGCACCTCCAGCAACCATTCCAGTGCTATCTTTGTCTCCTGGGGAAATCCCAAAACCTAATCCTGCTTAATTCCTcctcaacatttttattataactttCACCGCTGTCCAAAGGGGATAGAGTTCCTGTTGTCTTTCCTATAAACGCAATCAAATGTTCTGTTCAAAGTGCTTATTAATTTAGAGACCTCTTCATTCCAGAAATATATGGATTAAGATATATAGTCTCtggattttttaatattacttgtCCATCTATCTGTGTTTGATTTCCCGCTTTCCCCCCATTCTAGAAATGTCCTGTTTTCTTAACAGTTGTCAGGGATATTGCTTAGAGCATCTTGTCTTCATAAACTAGTGTAACAGAAAACATTCTCTAGGGTGAATTggggcaagaaaataaaatttttaataatcaaCCAAACTTCTTCTATCTTACATTCCAATATATTAAGTAGCCTTCTTGTGCAAAGGACCAAAgatactcaaaataaaaacttactgtTACCATTCATTGATTAATACAGACTCAAGCCAAATCATTGAAAGCCCTCTTACATTCCTAGTCTACATATGTATGGCTTCTactatttgaaattataattagttcatctttctttcattataaaaagtAGTGTATGAACCTAAGTATGATCGTTAAAACAGATGATAACCAAGCTTTCAAAGTAGAATTAAGTTACATTAGAGGGGATGACTTGAAGGCTTCCTTGAGTTTCCTTTTCAACTCTAAAAATCGTGTGAGAGGTACATGAGGCACACATCACTCAAGAAAATTACTCCAGGCTGTATTAGCACTGTAGTTCAGGTAATAATGGACCATTCATAGCTAGGTACTTTGTATAACTAGTAGTACATAATTGAAGAATGTTAGAATTTATTAGTCAAATGTGTTTTTCTGTGACGTGGACTAATATTCACAAGCTAGTTTGTGTAGAAGAACTTACAGGCCTTaatttctaaaaagcaaaattcCACAAATAATTAGATTATTAGATAACTTCTATAATAGTGTTTAGTTGAAGGGTCTTACATTATATGAACTCTacgtttataattttaaattgctcTGTATTTTATGCTAGTTAATTCATGGGACCCTCTTCTACTGCCACACAATCTCAGTTCCTGCTGTACACTCTAACACAGTGGAAGAGACTGTTGGGTCAGTAGGTGACACCTGCAGAGGTATCTTCCTTATAACGATGCTTTTTGAGGTTGCTGCTCCCATCAATCTGCTCAGTAAAAATAGCTCATCTTGGTAAGTTGTTTCGACTTCACCAGGACCtgaagaagaagcagaaaaacctGTGAAAACTAAGACTGTTTCTTCCAGTAATGGAGGGGAAAGTTCCAGTCGCAGCGCTGAGAAGCGATCAGCTGAAGAAGAAGCTGCAGACCTCCCAACAAAGCCTACAAAGATCTCCAAGTTTGGATTTGCCATAGGTAGTCAGACGACAAAGAAAGCCTCAGCCATATCCATCAAACTTGGATCAAGTGTGAGTTGTTATTTGATCTATATGGTGTGCATAATGGGGCTTAAGAATTTGTTTTGGAAACCTGCTTTTATGGGGTTATGGTAAATTGAGTGTAAAAAGGTACTTTGGTACATGAACTTACATGTTAAGTATTTAAGAAGTTATTAGCTCTATGTTCAAGAACAATATGGATAAATCATAACTCagtaaaactttttcaaaaaggtTTGGAGTATGAGAAGGAGCAACTATTATAgggaatatataatttataaagtaacAGCTTAGAATTTTTCTCAGTTGAGTAAAACctctgaaaaacattttcagaaagaatttcattttttttccttatttttcaattccagtgatattaaaaataatatttctagaaataagtACTAGTGAGATACTGCTTGATAAGAAGAGCTTCCTGGTCACTTTACTTTGGAGCTACAAATGGACATTGAGTTCTATATATCCAATGACAGATCAACTTTTGGTcccttgttttaaatataaacctTAAGTTAATAATTAACTAACTGTGGAGTATCTGGAAAGTTTTGAAATATTAGATTGAAGCTTATGAAGTTTTGATATTTGACTAATTTTGACCTACAAAAGTGACAATTTCATATGCTTCAACCACATAggtctttcagaaaaaaatgttacttaaataGTGTACACTGTTGGCTTTAGAAAATAGTCACATTCTTGTGTAAagagaataatcctaaaattacTAGAATTACTACTTTTGAGttgtttattcatgtattcatgtcTGTTCTGtgaaaattaatgcttatttgcCAGGTGCACACAGCTTTATTCTGTGTATGATGTTCATTCCAAGATCTTAAAAATATGATATGGATCAAGTTCCTACTAGAGTCAATGTGTTTGAGTTATACTTACAGTTTTAGAAGAGCTACCATTTCTCAGGACCCCTACTCCTACCCtatgttgttttgctttttcctatttgttttctttttattcctttaaaaaattcattccaaacaaaagacattctGCTCATAACTTCATTACTTCATAacttttcttcctatttgagctgatttctttttgtttaatatgttttttttataaagttgcaTAGACCTAACTGCAtaagtatttgtgtttttctgataGTCATTCAACATGTATTCTCAGACACACTTCAATATAGATATTCCTCTCGATAATAGATTCTGCTGTGGTTCAACACACCCCTAAATTAGATATGCAAATCCCTACTTTTTCTAAATCATTGACATGATGTAGTAATTCCTCCTCATTTTAGAAGGGAGGGTTTTGGTTGAGAAAGTCTACTCAGTAAAAATTTCTTaatctttggaaaacaaaaacttgttttcataaaataaactaTAGTATAACCACAGTTGTCTTAGGGAGGTGGGATGTAAGATACAAAAAATAGTTGAAACTATTGCTTTTATTATATGATATGAAAAGATAGTTGATCAGCAGATACTTgtgtcatatatgtatgtacaacaTCAAATATCTGACATCTTTAAAAGAGTAAAGGGTATTTCTAGAGTCTTTATGCATAATCTCCAAATTAATGGCTTTTATTCCTTCAAAAGCAAGTACTATTGACAGAAGTGTTTGTGTTATAAAAAGAAAGCGTGGTTCATTTTGTTTCAGGAGATCAGAGAAGATTTCACTGATGAAGTGATGCTTGAGTTGGCCTTAACTGTATAGACAGGAGGCAAAGGGCATCTCAGATAAAAAGAATTTCATGCAAAAGTAGTTTAGATGTGAAGCCACATGGTACATTCAGGAAAATGTTTGTAGTTGGAAATTGGTATGCAAATGTAGGGATGAAAAGCCCCGCTAAATGAGACCATAGAACCAAATCATAAAGGACTTGCATAGTttggttttattctttaagttCTAGTGGAGCTATGAAACTGGTGTAAGGAAGCTTAACCCTTAAACAGATGTGCATTTTAGAAATACCACTTTGGTGCCATTATAGAGGAGAAAATTGAGAGTAGGGGATGGTATTTCTAACAGTAGTTCAGGCAAGTAATGCTAAAGGGCCTTAGGTGTCCATAGTATGGTAGTTgatgggaaggcagagggagacgtaagtctattaaatatttaatctacAGGACTTTATGATAGAGCCAAGTTGAAGAAAAGGATTTCTGGCTTGGGTACTTAGAACACTGTCAAACTAAAGTGCCCATCGGAGCTCTTAAGTGGAGCTCCAGTAGGCATGTGACATTCTATTTGGGAGTAGACATTTAAGATTTGGTAGTTAAAACCATGGGAGTGAATGGAGATGACCAGGGAagtacagagaaggaaaggtCACTAAGAACAGAATCTTGGGTGTGTGTTATTTAAGGGGGGAACaggaggaaacaaagaacaaaaggtcAGAGAATTAGAATAGCCTATAAAAAGCAGTGTCAGAGAATTCAAGGTAGGAGTGTTTTCAAAAAGGAGCTGGTGATTAGAGTCAAAAGCAGCACACCAGTCATTGGTGACCCTACAGAATCAAGGTCACCTGATTCTAGGTGAGTGAGGAGCCATGGGAGAATGAAGGAGGAAGCCTGATTGCAGTGGGTTGAAGACCAGATTGATGGTGAGAGGATGATGATAGAGCAGTTTACCTCAAAAACTTAGGTTGGATAGAAGAGAAACATATTTACGGGCTACAGGGCAGAACACTAGTAGAGAGAGGAGTCTTGGTGTCTTTTATGTTCTTAAGTCACACTGCAATTCATTCTTGGCCACTGTGGGCAAGTACTACTAATCATTTCCCTTTACCTTTACCAGGTATCCCTTAGCTAAATGATATTAAATTACAGATCCTGACTAGAAAATCTTTTACAGGATAAAAACAAATGGACatatcattaataaaattaaagctaCCCATTGATAACCAcatttgtaaaaagagaaaatggagttcTTTAAAGTTTGTTCTGAGTTCCTTAGTATGTttctatgaaaacataaaattgaatCTTTGAAGATAAATTATTTGTATCATTAAATAAGCCTGTGTAAACGTTATGTGATACTTCTTAATGTGTTTCTTCTTCAGAAGCCTAAAGAAACTGTTCCAACTCTTGCTCCAAAAACACTTTCAGTAGCAGCAGCTTTTAATGAAGATGAAGATGTAAGTTGATAcctagttttgtttattttacttgaatCAGTTCTTTAATGAAGTTAGTGGCAGGTTGTAGGTTGCATTAATGGTACTAGtgaattttctttgtaattctgaaTAGATTTTTTGTGATGCCTGCAAAATCTGGATATTTCTATTTATGTGGTTGtaggattatttaaaatataactgcCTTTGGGGGCAATGACCTTAAGAATCAAATCAACAAATGCTTGATATATGTGTtgatacatatatcatatatatgtgctAGGAAATATGTAGGATCCAGGAAAAGACAGATTTAATGCTGCTGcctttaataattttatagttgGAGTCTTCAGTGTTCAGGCATCATGCATTCATTCAGCTTACAAAAGACAGCTATAGTGTTTTCTCCCATGAGGAATGGCTAATAGTGCAGGTGATTCTGCTAGAAGTTGTGTTCATTAAGCATGTGTTCCAAAGTGAGCACGAGTTGCTTATCTGCTATTCTCTTAGACAGACTTAGCTCTTTCATGCCTCTCACAGTGTCCCTCTCTTCTTGTGCTTATGAATAACGTATGGAATTTAAAGCATcattttgactgattttttttctttggtctcTGACTTTAGAAACCTAACCCCCTCTTAAGATGTGACCCCATTGTATAACAATTAACTGTTAACAGGGTACATGAGTAATTGCTCTCAAAAACAATATGGATAAGAATTACACATTCAGAGGAGCACAGTGTGGGCTGAAATAATTGGGAAGAACATAAAAGAGAAGTAAGAATTGGATACTAAAACATTAGGCAGGGTTTTGACAAACCAAAGAATACTT
Encoded here:
- the LOC123610802 gene encoding PEST proteolytic signal-containing nuclear protein isoform X2; translation: MLFEVAAPINLLSKNSSSCNGGESSSRSAEKRSAEEEAADLPTKPTKISKFGFAIGSQTTKKASAISIKLGSSKPKETVPTLAPKTLSVAAAFNEDEDSEPEEMPPEAKMRMKNIGRDTPTSAGPNSFNKGKHGFSDNQKLWERNIKSHLGNVHDQDN